From the genome of Leptotrichia trevisanii DSM 22070:
TCCACTTCCAATAACTGAACTTCCATCTGGCGTTATTACTTGACCATTATCATCAACTGGATTATAACCATTTAATCTTACCATTTCAGCATAAGAAATTGCTCCAGCAAAAGTTTTATCATTAGGATTTAAACATTTAGTATGTGGTGGTTTTTTGGGGTTTGATGTATGTCCCATTAATATTCCTCCATTACATTGCTTTGATGGATTCTCAAGAACTATTCCAGTATGTCCTATTCCTCCTCCAGCTCCACTTCTAGTAAAAAATAATGCATCTCCTGGTTTCAGTAAATTTACTTGACTTTTACCTATTTTTATATTTGTGGAATTAAACATCCCCTGTGAATTTCTTCCATTAGAGGCAGCACCTTGTTTAAATGTTATATTTCCTGCTTTATATACATCCTTGACCAATCCTCCGCAATCATTCACACCATCAAATCTGTAAGGAATCTTATTTTTTACCCAGTAATCATAAAATCTGTTTACCGCATCTTGTCTTCCCTTGGTAACGTTAAAATCTTTAGCAAACGATACTGTAGAGATTATTATTGTAATTAATATATATAACACTTTTTTCAATACAATCAACTTACTTTCTGCCTTTGTCTAAAATTTGTATAATATTTAAATTTCTACAGTCTACATTTACAAGTTTTTTGTATTTTATATCATATGCAAAACAATAATATTCTCTCTCAAATCCTTCTCCAGTATCAATCACTAGTTTTACTAAATACAAGTATTTATTTATTCTTGATACTGGACCATTTATAACATTATCTGCGACAAATTCAAGTTTACTTCCTTTTTTTACTATTTTAAAACCCAAATTTCCTTTCACACCAAAAGAACCTACTACTTTATCTAAGTGATCTCTACCATCAGTATTTAATTTTTCAGAAAATCCAATCATACTTACAGTTAACACCATTACTATAATTAATTTTTTCATTTTTATTCCACCTTTCAAAAATTTTAAGTACAAATGTTACTTTAATCAAACCTTCAGTCTATTAAGCAATGTCTGAAAATCCAAAATTTGTTATTTTATAATTTTTTCAAACTTTTTCTAAAAAAGCACAAAAAAAAAGACTAGAATTTTAATCTAGTCTTTATATATTTTACAAAATAGATTTCTTCATTTCACCATCACCTTTTTTTCCTTATATCTAATATCTCTTTTACTTCTTGTCTAAATATTTTCATTATTATCACTCCTTGTATCGTTCATATTTAAAATTTATTTATCTTTCTATTTCTTTATTCCTTTCAGAATTTAATTCCAAATTTTTATTTTTAGAATAATTGATAACTAAATTTTCAATCTTATCATACGTTTCTAAAACTATTTCTTCTGAATTTTTTGAAATATCCTTTAATTCATTTTTTTCAAATTCTTCCTTTAATAAATATGATAGAGTATCCAAATTTTTATAATCCATACGCTCTTTAAAGTCTATCAGCATATCTTTTGTAAATTTTTCAGGCTGTTTTTTCAAAAAATAGGACAAATCATAAAAATCTCTTATTTTATCCCTATCATTAAATGTTCTTATTTTCATCTTTAAAATTTCCTCTAATGAATAAACATTAACTCCTGCAATATTTTTATAATCATAAATTTTAGATTGTAAAAATTTTTTATTTCGGGAAGAAATTTCAATTTTTAAAGGATAGTCTCCATAATTATTTGTTGCTCCATAATCAACCATTACTCTAAAAACTGTTTCTGTATCTTTTTTTATGCTCATATTCCATTTATTCTGTCCAATAGTTTTTAATTTATTCAGTATATTCATATTTCCACTAATTGAATCCAAATCAACATCTTCTGAAAAGCGATCTAATCCGTAATATAATAATAAAGCTGTTCCACCTTTTAAAACATAATTTTCACCTAATTTTGGTAAAATTTTTTTTATTATGTCAATTCTGTCCTTTTGCCACTCTTTCATCATAAAGCTCCTTATCATTAAAATATCTTACAGTAAATTCATATTTAAGAAACTCATCCACTCTTGGATTATCCTTTATACTTCTCAGATACTGATAAAGCTGTTCCGTTTCATCTTCATTTAAAAAATCACTGCAACAGTTATGAAGCGAAGGTAACTGATAATCCTTCATTGTTAATACCAAATCTGCAATCGCTCTTGGAAAATTAGCAATATATACTTCCCTTTTACTTGGATAATCTATTGTTCTTTTCATTATTCCAGAATTTCCTAAAATATTTGTCGTATTATACAGATTTATTACCTTGTCTTTATCATAAGAAAATAAATAAGTTCTCGGATGCCAGTCAGCAGTATTTCTATTTTCATCAGGAATATTCAATGCTTCCCATCCAGATATATAACTTGTTGAAGAAG
Proteins encoded in this window:
- a CDS encoding nucleotidyl transferase AbiEii/AbiGii toxin family protein, whose translation is MKEWQKDRIDIIKKILPKLGENYVLKGGTALLLYYGLDRFSEDVDLDSISGNMNILNKLKTIGQNKWNMSIKKDTETVFRVMVDYGATNNYGDYPLKIEISSRNKKFLQSKIYDYKNIAGVNVYSLEEILKMKIRTFNDRDKIRDFYDLSYFLKKQPEKFTKDMLIDFKERMDYKNLDTLSYLLKEEFEKNELKDISKNSEEIVLETYDKIENLVINYSKNKNLELNSERNKEIER